From the genome of Scytonema hofmannii PCC 7110, one region includes:
- a CDS encoding ABC1 kinase family protein — translation MDILFLLWRLAEISFSFIIHLIRLVVRLGIRTLLDRKPKLNRLLGDFIAELLESLGATFIKIGQILSSRPDLLPSEIIASLTRLQDRVAPFNTRRIPGLIQEAFGRSINEIFESFDYKPISSASVAHVHWARLKDGTEVAVKIRRPGLLRKVKNDLLIIKSFAKTLDLFPIMRLIPLTGLVAEFSKSIELQLDFTIEANNNQLFHKNFAEVKNIIFPKLINELCTDSVLVMEFLNGLMKVSEVDFTPMQRKTSAIASVRALYKMIFIDGFIHADLHPGNIYFREGGECVILDLGMVASLNGSDLKDFVDFFLGMVINNGKNCARVVYDTATYRAKDCDRQKFEAGIVQLINEHSSKTAREFEVTSFAVQLFNIQRQFGIRGSTNFTMAILSLAVFEGIVKQLQADLDFQGEARSFIFHALQKSAC, via the coding sequence ATGGACATTCTTTTTCTACTATGGCGTCTTGCTGAAATCAGTTTCTCGTTCATTATTCATTTAATACGCTTAGTTGTACGTTTGGGAATACGAACACTTTTAGACCGTAAACCTAAATTAAACCGCCTACTAGGGGATTTCATTGCTGAGTTGTTAGAGTCGTTAGGCGCGACATTTATCAAAATAGGTCAGATACTAAGTTCACGCCCAGATCTACTGCCATCTGAAATAATCGCCTCGCTAACACGCTTACAAGATCGGGTAGCGCCATTTAATACGCGGAGAATTCCAGGTCTGATTCAAGAAGCTTTTGGTCGTTCCATAAATGAGATTTTTGAGTCTTTTGATTATAAGCCCATTTCTAGTGCTAGTGTGGCTCATGTTCACTGGGCTAGACTAAAGGATGGTACAGAAGTGGCTGTCAAGATTCGGAGACCAGGTCTGCTGAGAAAGGTAAAGAACGATCTGCTTATTATCAAAAGTTTTGCAAAGACGCTCGATCTTTTTCCCATAATGCGACTGATTCCGCTTACCGGACTTGTTGCTGAATTCAGCAAATCAATCGAACTGCAACTTGACTTCACTATTGAGGCAAACAACAATCAGTTATTCCACAAAAACTTTGCTGAAGTCAAAAATATTATATTTCCCAAACTGATTAATGAACTGTGTACTGACTCCGTACTCGTTATGGAGTTTCTAAATGGTCTCATGAAAGTTTCCGAAGTGGACTTTACTCCCATGCAACGTAAAACTAGTGCGATCGCAAGTGTTCGAGCTTTATACAAAATGATCTTCATTGATGGGTTTATCCATGCAGATCTGCATCCAGGAAACATTTATTTCCGAGAAGGAGGTGAGTGTGTCATTCTCGATTTGGGAATGGTAGCAAGCCTCAATGGGTCTGATTTAAAAGACTTCGTTGACTTCTTTCTTGGCATGGTCATCAATAACGGTAAGAATTGTGCTCGTGTTGTTTACGATACAGCAACTTACCGTGCCAAGGATTGTGACCGACAGAAATTTGAAGCTGGAATCGTCCAACTTATCAACGAGCATTCATCTAAGACGGCACGTGAGTTCGAGGTCACCAGCTTCGCAGTCCAACTGTTCAATATTCAACGACAGTTTGGAATTCGAGGATCTACAAACTTTACAATGGCTATTCTTTCTTTAGCAGTGTTTGAAGGCATCGTCAAGCAACTACAGGCTGATTTAGATTTTCAAGGTGAGGCTAGATCTTTCATTTTTCATGCTCTACAAAAAAGCGCTTGTTAG
- a CDS encoding helix-turn-helix domain-containing protein, with product MQAEHLLRSANRDSTTSLRYQAVERVILAMHNYLDQTLSLEDMAEIATLSPYHFNRIFHQVTGIPPSQFLYALRLETAKRLLLTTQLSVTEVCYEVGYNSLGTFVTRFKQLVGLSPSHLRRFAKHFTLSCLEQSDKHLTFQPRVIPLNPSLTGRIVTSDAFTGLIFIGLFSTPIPQNRPICCTLLTAPGLYRIAPVPDGCYYVFAAAIANCKAASSYLLQEIALHGCVGPLVVCNGQVNKRPDILLRPKLLTDPPILTALSFLFAERWATDTNS from the coding sequence ATGCAGGCAGAGCATTTATTAAGGAGTGCCAATCGCGACAGTACTACCTCGTTACGCTATCAGGCAGTGGAACGAGTTATCTTAGCTATGCATAACTATCTGGATCAAACGCTATCGTTAGAAGACATGGCTGAGATCGCCACACTTAGCCCCTATCACTTCAACCGCATTTTCCACCAAGTTACCGGAATTCCCCCTTCCCAATTTCTGTATGCATTGCGTTTAGAAACAGCAAAGCGGCTTCTTTTGACAACTCAACTGAGTGTAACTGAAGTCTGTTATGAAGTTGGTTACAACAGCTTGGGCACCTTCGTCACCCGTTTCAAACAACTGGTTGGTCTGTCACCTAGTCATCTGCGCCGGTTTGCCAAGCACTTTACCTTGTCTTGCTTAGAACAGTCTGACAAACACCTAACCTTTCAGCCCCGTGTCATCCCACTGAATCCAAGTCTCACTGGTCGGATTGTGACATCTGACGCTTTTACAGGTCTCATCTTCATAGGGCTATTTTCAACCCCAATCCCCCAAAACCGACCTATTTGTTGTACGCTCTTAACTGCACCAGGTCTCTATCGTATTGCTCCCGTACCTGACGGTTGCTACTACGTATTTGCCGCAGCGATCGCAAACTGCAAAGCAGCATCAAGCTACCTGCTGCAAGAGATAGCTTTACATGGGTGTGTTGGTCCACTGGTGGTGTGTAATGGTCAAGTAAACAAACGTCCAGACATCTTGCTAAGACCAAAATTGCTGACCGATCCACCGATTTTAACGGCCCTATCATTCCTTTTTGCTGAACGTTGGGCTACTGATACCAATTCTTGA
- a CDS encoding acyl-CoA thioesterase: MRAYEQHHIVGFEETNLVGNVYYANHVSWQGKCREMFLREYAPEVLEDLSRGLALATVRVSCEYFAELFAFDEVAIRMRLGAMTQNRITMLFEYWRLAEDTEELVARGEQQVACMRRTGEKLIPTPVPEVLREALQLYTET, encoded by the coding sequence ATGCGAGCTTATGAGCAACATCACATAGTGGGATTTGAAGAAACGAACCTCGTAGGCAATGTTTACTACGCAAATCATGTGAGTTGGCAAGGTAAATGTAGAGAGATGTTCTTACGAGAGTATGCACCTGAAGTGTTAGAAGATCTGTCACGGGGTCTTGCACTCGCTACGGTTCGGGTGTCATGCGAGTACTTTGCGGAACTGTTTGCCTTTGATGAAGTTGCAATCAGGATGCGCTTGGGGGCTATGACACAAAATCGCATCACAATGCTCTTTGAGTATTGGCGGCTTGCGGAAGACACTGAGGAACTAGTTGCTCGTGGGGAACAACAAGTGGCTTGTATGCGGCGCACAGGAGAAAAGTTAATCCCAACACCAGTCCCAGAAGTACTGCGAGAAGCTTTGCAATTGTATACAGAAACATAA
- a CDS encoding SDR family NAD(P)-dependent oxidoreductase produces the protein MTPTIAIVGMACQYPDARSPIELWENVLAQRRAFRKLPPERLNLTDYLSADRSAPDCTYSTEAALIEGYEFDRVAFRVAGSTFRSADLTHWLALDVATQALADAGFPDGDRLPRDTTGIVLGNTLTGEFSRANTMRLRWPYVRRIVEATLMQQNWLPEQRWQFLKNLEALYKEPFPAINEETLAGNLSNTIAGRICNHFDFKGGGYTVDGACSSSLLAVATVCSALVTGDLDVAIAGGVDLSLDPFELVGFAKAGALADEEMHIYDTRSSGFLPGEGCGFVVLMRYEDAVARDCRIYATIRGWGISSDGHGGITRPEVEGQLLALHHAYRRASFGIETVSLFEGHGTGTSIGDATELRSLSRARREAAPQAPPAIIGSIKANIGHTKAAAGVAGLIKATMALHNQILPPTTGCDQPHPILTDEKPALQVLNKGQSWSPDLPLRAGVSAMGFGGINTHIVLERTATERRQNLTHQEQVFLASAQDAELILMSARDTNDLHKQVEHLLTLSPRLSRAEVADLATELQRRLDIRDNAPIRASIVADTPLNFTNRLEILKSWLSEAAMTRLDSRLGIFLSTGINLPRIGFLFPGQGSPLYLNGGAWCRRFEFVQELYTLANLSQINDNNTTAIAQPTIVTASIAALYTLEKLGITGNIAVGHSLGELTALHWGGVFDTKTVLRIATVRGKAMAELSSPSGAMVSVRASQQELTGLLSDRSVVIAGLNSPQQTVISGETKVVDTIVDRATALGFKTFKLPVSHAFHSPLVASSGEQLAEHLKKEHFQPLQKTVVSTVTGSPISSNEDLPSLLIRQITSPVRFMEAVTKAAEGVDLFIEVGPGQVLSGLVSEFLNVPVVAIDAGGFSLSGLLKAVGAAFALGAPVNHKELFAGRFTRAFHLEWRPQFFANPCELAPVSKPIPEQKSSTAERQKGNKGSYPPSLMPKQQSPLELVRQLVAERAELPTTAVKDDSRLLSELHLNSITVAQLVVEASRCLNLPPPSAPTDYANASVGAIAQALEELLHAGASRIVETEKRSLSGVDSWIRAFTVELVERPLPRYQFSASIKEKGCWQIIAPTEYLLAKLLQKAFEHYDGGGIILCLPPEESDECYINLLLQGARAVLAAKEATHFVLIQHNMVGTAFARTLYQEVPNLTTCVINIPVDRPETIEWILAEVRAAVGYSEAHYDAFGYRREPIMRFLPMHKEPAELTLTSNDVLLVTGGGKGIAAECALSLAREIGVRLVLLGRSQPENDIELATNLDRMTASGIQLRYIAADVSNPEAVRVAVSKAEIEFGPITAILHGAGVNVPQLLTSLDEAAFFSTLAPKVQGVRNLLSAINPEHLRLFITFGSIIARTGLRGEAHYALANEWLACLLEKFQAQHPKCRCLNIEWSIWSGVGMGERLGRIDILMQQGITPISPDVGISVLRRLLAQSLPATSIIVTGRFGKLLTLKVEQPELPFLRFLEYKRVYYPGVELIVDAELSADSDPYLNEHIFQGERLFPAVMAMEAIAQVVMALTHSIQPPIFKDVKFSQPVVVPDGLPMKIRLAALIRESEEIEVVLRSEQTSFMVNHFQATCVINQLPLKTYKRQISSDRADVSLNPERELYGSILFHSGRFRRLQGYRHLTATECFAEIAPDSGTPWFSRYLPEKLVLGDPAARDAAIHALQACIPHATILPVGVDRLISSVMHTSPARFVHARERAQLDNIFIYDLQVLGADGVVLEQWDGLRLQVVNQTVSQNSLAETLLGPYMERRIREFVTTADITVVVDKDPTVEHRVRSDRAIRQALGSLDVPVWRRPDGKPEAIGSQAVSAAHAGDITLAVAGSEPVGCDIESVVSRSVDLWKGLLGVERFALAEVIAQQVGEDRNTAATRIWAASECLRKAGAMVDAPLVLVLSTADGWAVLASGHLTITTLVASVQKVNNQLVLAVLLRSNHASL, from the coding sequence ATGACACCTACTATTGCTATTGTCGGTATGGCTTGCCAATATCCTGATGCCCGCTCGCCCATAGAACTATGGGAAAATGTACTAGCCCAGCGTCGTGCTTTTAGGAAACTGCCACCAGAACGCCTCAACCTAACAGACTATTTATCTGCTGACCGAAGTGCTCCCGATTGCACCTATTCTACTGAAGCAGCCCTCATTGAGGGTTATGAATTCGACCGAGTTGCTTTTCGGGTAGCTGGTAGTACATTCCGTTCTGCAGACTTAACTCATTGGCTGGCGTTAGATGTTGCTACCCAAGCACTGGCAGATGCTGGCTTCCCTGATGGCGATCGCTTACCACGAGATACAACTGGCATAGTCCTGGGTAACACACTTACAGGAGAATTTTCCAGAGCTAACACAATGCGGCTGCGCTGGCCTTATGTACGTCGAATTGTGGAAGCTACGCTTATGCAACAAAACTGGTTGCCAGAACAACGTTGGCAATTTCTTAAAAATCTAGAAGCACTCTACAAAGAACCATTTCCAGCAATTAACGAAGAAACCCTTGCTGGTAACTTATCTAACACGATTGCAGGACGTATTTGCAATCATTTCGACTTCAAGGGAGGCGGCTATACAGTTGATGGAGCGTGTAGCTCTTCATTACTAGCCGTTGCAACTGTCTGCTCTGCTTTAGTGACAGGTGATTTAGATGTAGCAATAGCTGGTGGCGTAGATTTAAGTCTAGACCCATTTGAACTGGTAGGATTTGCCAAAGCAGGTGCATTAGCAGATGAAGAAATGCATATTTATGACACTCGTTCTTCTGGCTTTTTACCTGGAGAGGGCTGCGGTTTTGTCGTGTTGATGCGGTACGAAGATGCTGTAGCACGGGATTGCCGCATTTATGCAACTATTCGCGGTTGGGGAATTTCTTCCGATGGTCACGGTGGAATTACTCGTCCTGAGGTTGAAGGTCAGCTTCTAGCCTTACATCATGCCTATCGTCGGGCTAGTTTTGGTATTGAAACAGTCTCTTTATTTGAAGGGCATGGCACTGGAACTAGTATTGGTGATGCTACAGAGCTGCGATCGCTGTCTCGTGCGCGTCGGGAAGCAGCACCACAAGCTCCTCCTGCAATTATTGGCTCAATCAAAGCGAATATCGGTCATACTAAAGCAGCAGCCGGAGTTGCTGGGTTGATCAAGGCAACAATGGCTCTCCACAACCAAATATTACCCCCAACAACTGGATGTGACCAACCTCATCCAATTCTCACTGATGAAAAGCCAGCTTTGCAAGTGCTGAACAAAGGTCAAAGTTGGTCTCCAGACCTACCACTCCGCGCTGGTGTCAGCGCTATGGGCTTTGGAGGAATTAACACTCATATTGTGTTAGAGCGAACTGCTACTGAACGCCGTCAAAATCTGACTCACCAGGAGCAAGTCTTTTTGGCTTCCGCCCAGGACGCTGAACTCATTCTCATGTCTGCTCGAGATACAAATGATTTACACAAGCAGGTAGAACACCTACTGACACTGTCTCCAAGACTATCTAGAGCCGAAGTTGCTGATTTAGCTACTGAGTTGCAAAGAAGACTTGACATTCGTGACAATGCGCCGATTAGAGCATCAATAGTAGCAGATACTCCTTTGAATTTCACAAACCGTCTAGAAATATTAAAGTCATGGCTATCAGAAGCTGCGATGACTCGCTTGGACAGCCGTTTAGGTATATTTTTAAGTACAGGTATCAATTTGCCCCGAATCGGGTTTTTATTCCCAGGACAAGGTTCGCCACTATATCTTAATGGTGGAGCTTGGTGTCGCCGTTTTGAATTTGTACAAGAACTTTACACTCTAGCAAACTTATCCCAAATCAATGACAACAACACAACCGCAATAGCGCAACCAACAATTGTCACAGCTTCCATAGCAGCTTTATACACCTTAGAGAAGCTTGGCATTACAGGAAATATTGCTGTTGGTCATAGTTTAGGGGAACTCACTGCTCTCCATTGGGGTGGTGTGTTTGATACAAAAACTGTATTGCGGATTGCGACTGTCCGAGGGAAGGCGATGGCGGAACTGAGCAGTCCAAGTGGTGCGATGGTGAGTGTTCGGGCTTCACAGCAAGAATTGACAGGATTATTAAGCGATCGCTCAGTCGTCATAGCTGGTTTGAATTCACCCCAGCAAACAGTTATCTCCGGAGAAACAAAGGTCGTAGATACCATTGTCGATCGCGCTACTGCTCTAGGTTTCAAGACATTTAAATTACCAGTCTCACACGCTTTCCACTCTCCGTTGGTAGCTTCTTCTGGAGAGCAGCTAGCAGAACATCTCAAGAAAGAACATTTTCAACCTTTACAGAAAACTGTTGTATCCACCGTAACTGGTTCTCCCATCTCATCCAATGAAGATTTGCCATCCCTACTGATTCGTCAAATAACGTCACCAGTACGGTTTATGGAAGCAGTCACTAAAGCGGCTGAGGGTGTGGACTTGTTCATTGAGGTCGGACCCGGTCAAGTGTTGAGCGGTTTGGTCAGTGAGTTTTTGAACGTTCCAGTTGTAGCAATTGATGCTGGTGGTTTTTCCCTTTCAGGCTTGTTGAAAGCAGTTGGCGCAGCATTCGCTCTCGGAGCACCTGTTAACCATAAAGAACTGTTTGCTGGACGATTTACGCGAGCGTTTCATCTAGAGTGGCGTCCTCAATTTTTCGCTAACCCATGTGAATTGGCTCCCGTTTCTAAACCAATACCAGAACAGAAAAGTTCTACAGCAGAACGTCAAAAGGGCAACAAAGGCTCATATCCCCCATCTCTAATGCCCAAGCAGCAATCACCCTTAGAGCTTGTCCGCCAGCTAGTAGCTGAAAGAGCAGAACTTCCTACAACAGCAGTAAAAGATGACAGTCGCCTGTTGAGTGAGTTGCATTTGAATTCAATTACTGTAGCACAGTTAGTTGTGGAAGCATCTCGGTGTCTTAATCTACCTCCACCATCTGCACCAACTGACTATGCAAATGCATCTGTTGGTGCTATCGCTCAAGCACTAGAAGAACTTTTACACGCGGGTGCTTCTAGGATAGTTGAGACAGAAAAGCGATCGCTTTCAGGTGTGGATTCATGGATACGAGCATTCACCGTTGAACTCGTAGAGCGTCCTTTACCACGTTATCAATTTTCCGCCAGTATAAAAGAAAAAGGATGTTGGCAAATAATTGCTCCTACTGAGTATTTATTGGCAAAACTTTTACAAAAAGCCTTCGAGCATTACGACGGTGGTGGAATTATCCTTTGTCTTCCACCAGAAGAATCTGATGAATGCTATATAAACCTCTTGCTTCAGGGTGCTCGTGCTGTGTTAGCAGCAAAAGAAGCCACGCACTTTGTGCTGATTCAACATAATATGGTCGGTACAGCATTTGCCCGTACACTTTACCAAGAAGTCCCAAATTTAACGACTTGTGTGATTAATATACCTGTCGATCGCCCTGAGACAATAGAATGGATACTTGCAGAAGTCAGGGCAGCAGTTGGGTATTCTGAGGCGCATTATGATGCCTTTGGCTATCGGCGGGAGCCAATTATGCGATTTTTGCCGATGCATAAAGAACCAGCCGAATTGACCTTGACTTCAAATGATGTGTTACTGGTGACTGGAGGTGGAAAGGGAATTGCTGCTGAATGTGCGCTCTCTCTAGCTCGAGAAATAGGAGTGCGATTAGTCCTGCTGGGGCGATCGCAGCCAGAAAATGATATTGAACTTGCAACCAACTTGGATAGAATGACTGCTTCGGGCATCCAACTGCGGTATATTGCTGCTGATGTTAGCAACCCAGAAGCTGTTCGAGTTGCAGTGAGTAAAGCAGAAATAGAGTTTGGTCCCATAACTGCAATTTTGCACGGTGCAGGCGTGAATGTGCCGCAACTCCTAACATCTCTTGACGAAGCGGCGTTTTTTAGTACTTTAGCACCCAAAGTTCAAGGAGTTCGGAATTTACTCTCTGCAATTAACCCAGAACATCTGCGACTTTTCATCACTTTCGGTTCAATCATCGCCCGTACCGGTCTGCGAGGCGAAGCACACTATGCACTAGCGAATGAATGGCTTGCTTGTCTGCTAGAAAAATTCCAAGCACAGCATCCAAAGTGCCGTTGTCTGAATATAGAGTGGTCTATCTGGTCAGGTGTTGGTATGGGTGAACGCTTGGGTCGGATAGATATCCTGATGCAGCAAGGGATTACACCGATCTCACCAGATGTAGGAATTTCTGTCTTGCGTCGCTTGCTTGCACAGTCATTGCCAGCAACTTCCATAATTGTCACTGGTCGTTTTGGAAAGCTACTAACTTTGAAGGTGGAGCAGCCAGAACTTCCATTCTTGCGTTTCCTAGAATACAAAAGAGTATATTATCCCGGAGTGGAGTTAATTGTTGATGCGGAGTTATCAGCAGACTCCGATCCGTATCTAAACGAGCATATCTTCCAAGGTGAACGGCTTTTCCCAGCAGTTATGGCGATGGAAGCCATTGCACAGGTAGTTATGGCACTAACTCACTCGATTCAGCCACCCATTTTTAAAGATGTGAAGTTTAGTCAGCCAGTGGTGGTTCCTGATGGCTTACCTATGAAGATTCGTTTAGCAGCGCTTATACGTGAGTCTGAGGAAATTGAAGTCGTCTTGAGAAGCGAGCAGACGTCCTTCATGGTGAATCACTTCCAAGCAACCTGCGTTATTAATCAGTTGCCATTGAAAACGTACAAAAGACAAATATCAAGTGACCGGGCTGACGTTTCTCTCAACCCAGAACGCGAACTTTACGGTTCCATTCTCTTTCATAGCGGGCGATTCCGACGACTGCAAGGTTACCGCCATTTAACAGCAACTGAGTGTTTTGCTGAAATTGCACCAGATAGCGGAACTCCCTGGTTTAGTCGGTATTTACCTGAAAAACTGGTTCTCGGCGACCCAGCAGCCAGAGACGCTGCGATCCATGCACTCCAAGCCTGCATTCCTCATGCAACGATTTTGCCTGTAGGAGTGGATCGGCTCATTTCCAGTGTAATGCATACATCTCCTGCTCGCTTTGTTCATGCACGAGAGCGAGCACAATTGGACAACATTTTTATTTATGATTTGCAGGTGCTTGGAGCAGATGGAGTTGTTCTAGAACAATGGGACGGTTTACGGTTACAGGTTGTTAACCAAACAGTGTCTCAAAATTCTTTGGCAGAGACGCTTTTAGGTCCATATATGGAACGCCGGATACGAGAGTTCGTTACTACAGCAGATATAACAGTGGTTGTGGACAAAGATCCAACCGTTGAACATCGCGTGCGGAGCGATCGAGCAATTCGGCAAGCGCTTGGTTCATTAGATGTACCTGTTTGGCGGCGACCTGATGGTAAACCAGAAGCGATTGGTTCTCAAGCTGTATCAGCAGCCCATGCAGGCGATATTACACTGGCAGTTGCTGGTTCTGAACCAGTTGGCTGTGATATCGAGTCAGTGGTATCCCGGTCTGTGGATCTGTGGAAAGGCTTGCTTGGTGTGGAGCGATTTGCATTAGCAGAAGTCATTGCACAACAAGTAGGTGAAGACCGAAATACAGCTGCTACGAGAATTTGGGCAGCAAGTGAGTGTTTGAGAAAGGCTGGGGCTATGGTCGATGCTCCCTTGGTGCTGGTTTTGTCTACTGCTGATGGTTGGGCTGTGCTGGCATCAGGACATTTGACCATCACTACGTTAGTGGCATCAGTACAGAAAGTTAACAATCAATTGGTATTAGCAGTGTTATTAAGGAGCAATCATGCGAGCTTATGA
- a CDS encoding CRTAC1 family protein — protein sequence MSIAASIIQYHAKRLVAIAIILGLLCWARLPALSATERTSLADQFRFTRLPLPELTGHSLHFVRQVHPSVRRHSAWISAVGASVALNDLDGDDLSNDICYVDTRTNQVIVAPVPKTGERYQPFVLQPTFVTYTSKTIAPMGCLPGDLNEDGLMDILVYYWGHTPIAFLRSQKIDSNQLELSANNYIQREIASDKQRWYTNAATIADLDGDGHTDLIFGNYFPDDSEILNPNGTGSEQMQHSMTRASNGGRNRLLLWTKATVGENPTVEFRETQGVLDESIARGWTLAVGTADLDGDLLPEIYFANDFGPDRLLHNHSQAGKLRFTLLEGQKTLTTPNSKVLGRDSFKGMGVDFGDLNDDGLLDIYVSNIASEYALEESHFLFQSTGKLDSMQQGIAPYIDRSEPLGLSRSGWSWEARLGDFNNDGILEALQATGFVKGDINRWPELHELAIGNDELLSNPRSWPRLQPGDDLSGHQHNPFFVRAHNGRYYDLSQDLGLDSVKVSRGIATADVDGDGDLDLAIANQWESSDFYRNESPRPGAFLGIHLRLPSKLEVNSKTSARPGHLNTTAGRPAIGATATVHLPNGKRLVAQVDGGNGHSGARSPDLHFGLGQALPLNTQLPIDLHWRDLTGQVHQETLHLSPGWHTVLLGGNATGSDLTAERKTSSTQG from the coding sequence ATGAGTATCGCGGCAAGTATCATTCAATATCATGCAAAACGTCTGGTCGCGATCGCAATAATTCTGGGGTTATTGTGTTGGGCTAGACTACCAGCGTTGTCTGCTACTGAGCGGACTTCGCTTGCAGATCAATTCCGCTTTACACGCTTGCCATTACCAGAATTAACTGGTCACTCACTCCACTTTGTGCGACAAGTCCATCCTAGTGTTCGGCGTCACTCTGCTTGGATTTCTGCGGTTGGTGCCTCTGTAGCTTTAAATGACCTGGATGGTGATGATTTGTCCAATGACATTTGCTACGTAGATACGCGTACTAATCAAGTTATTGTCGCACCAGTACCAAAGACGGGCGAACGGTATCAGCCCTTCGTTTTACAACCCACTTTTGTGACCTACACTTCAAAAACTATTGCACCGATGGGTTGTCTACCAGGAGATTTGAACGAAGATGGTTTGATGGACATACTTGTCTACTATTGGGGACATACTCCCATCGCTTTTTTACGCTCGCAGAAAATAGATTCAAATCAACTGGAACTGAGTGCCAACAACTACATACAACGCGAGATAGCTTCAGATAAACAAAGATGGTATACTAACGCAGCCACCATAGCCGATCTAGATGGTGATGGACACACTGACCTCATCTTCGGCAACTATTTTCCAGATGATTCTGAAATTCTGAACCCGAATGGGACTGGTAGCGAACAAATGCAGCATTCCATGACCCGTGCTAGCAATGGGGGGCGGAATCGACTACTCCTATGGACAAAAGCAACAGTAGGAGAAAACCCGACAGTAGAGTTCCGAGAGACTCAGGGAGTTTTAGACGAATCCATTGCTCGCGGATGGACTTTAGCAGTAGGGACAGCCGATCTAGATGGAGATTTGTTACCCGAAATCTATTTTGCCAATGATTTTGGACCAGACCGACTACTGCATAATCACTCTCAGGCTGGAAAACTTCGCTTTACGCTTTTAGAAGGTCAGAAAACACTGACTACACCCAATTCTAAAGTCCTTGGTCGCGATTCGTTTAAGGGCATGGGGGTGGACTTCGGTGATTTGAATGACGATGGATTACTTGACATTTATGTCAGCAACATAGCATCTGAATATGCACTAGAAGAAAGCCACTTTCTCTTTCAAAGCACTGGCAAACTCGATAGTATGCAGCAAGGCATTGCGCCATACATCGACCGTAGCGAACCATTAGGTTTATCTCGTAGTGGCTGGAGTTGGGAAGCCCGCTTGGGAGACTTTAATAACGACGGAATACTAGAAGCACTACAAGCAACAGGATTTGTCAAAGGTGATATTAATCGCTGGCCAGAATTACACGAACTAGCAATAGGCAATGACGAACTTCTAAGCAATCCTCGTAGTTGGCCACGGTTGCAACCGGGCGATGACTTAAGCGGTCACCAACACAATCCATTTTTTGTACGTGCTCATAATGGTCGATATTATGACCTTTCTCAAGATTTGGGTCTAGACTCAGTCAAAGTGAGCCGGGGAATTGCGACAGCTGATGTAGACGGAGACGGCGATTTGGACTTAGCGATCGCTAATCAGTGGGAATCTTCTGATTTTTATCGCAATGAAAGTCCTCGACCTGGAGCATTTTTGGGTATCCATCTACGACTGCCCTCTAAACTAGAAGTTAATTCTAAAACAAGCGCTCGACCCGGTCATCTTAACACAACCGCCGGAAGACCTGCCATTGGAGCGACTGCAACTGTCCACCTTCCTAATGGGAAGCGATTGGTAGCACAGGTAGATGGTGGCAATGGTCATTCCGGCGCACGCAGCCCTGACCTTCACTTTGGTTTAGGTCAAGCTCTCCCCCTCAATACTCAGCTACCAATTGATTTGCACTGGAGAGATTTAACCGGTCAAGTACATCAAGAAACATTACACTTATCGCCTGGTTGGCACACGGTGTTGCTTGGCGGAAATGCTACAGGCTCTGACTTAACGGCAGAGCGAAAAACATCTTCAACACAAGGGTAA